In a single window of the Arthrobacter sp. StoSoilA2 genome:
- a CDS encoding TetR/AcrR family transcriptional regulator: MPTETTTKRGRPGYDQQSVLRIAVDVFNRHGYDATSMGILAENLGISKSAIYHHVPSKGDLLKLALDHALGGLEAILDEPSATSGPADARLEFVLRQTIAVLVDRLPFVTLLLRLRGNTEIERDALERRRAFDHKVAALIAAAREDGSLRQDIDPRTVTRLLFGTINSIVEWYKPGGSLSPEKLADDVITMAFDGLHAAA, from the coding sequence ATGCCTACTGAGACAACTACCAAGCGCGGACGGCCCGGTTACGACCAGCAGTCGGTGCTCCGCATCGCCGTCGACGTCTTCAACCGCCACGGATACGACGCAACGTCCATGGGCATCCTGGCTGAGAACCTCGGGATCTCCAAGTCGGCCATCTACCACCACGTGCCGTCCAAGGGCGATCTGCTAAAGCTCGCCCTGGACCACGCCCTGGGCGGCTTGGAGGCCATCCTGGATGAGCCTTCAGCCACTTCCGGGCCGGCCGATGCCCGGCTTGAGTTCGTGCTCCGGCAGACCATTGCGGTGCTGGTAGACAGGCTGCCGTTCGTCACCCTGCTGCTGCGGCTGCGGGGAAACACCGAGATTGAACGTGATGCCCTGGAACGCCGGCGTGCCTTCGACCACAAGGTGGCTGCCCTGATAGCCGCTGCCCGTGAAGACGGCTCGCTGCGCCAGGACATCGACCCCCGGACGGTCACGCGGCTCCTGTTCGGCACCATCAACTCGATCGTGGAGTGGTACAAGCCGGGCGGCTCGTTGTCCCCCGAGAAGCTGGCCGACGACGTCATCACCATGGCCTTCGACGGCCTCCACGCCGCCGCCTGA
- a CDS encoding mismatch-specific DNA-glycosylase: MGLGRVALDAFRGLTLPDLVSDQTRLLFVGINPGLRAAAVQAHFGGGSNRFYPALFRAGIVDRRIDASAGFRPGDLNHLLERGVGITSIVAEASARADELTPEQLLAGAKALSARVELMAPAMVAVLGIGAYRTAFARPRATWGRQPDSLGRSPVWVLPNPSGLNRHASLADLAAAYREVAVAAGIEPFPGPE; this comes from the coding sequence ATGGGACTTGGCCGGGTTGCGCTAGATGCGTTCCGAGGCCTAACCCTGCCCGATTTAGTCTCGGACCAGACGAGGCTCCTGTTCGTCGGCATCAATCCTGGCCTGCGTGCTGCTGCAGTGCAGGCGCACTTCGGTGGCGGCAGCAATCGCTTCTATCCAGCGTTATTTCGGGCCGGCATCGTCGATCGTCGGATCGATGCCTCTGCAGGGTTCCGCCCCGGGGACCTCAATCATCTGCTGGAACGTGGCGTTGGGATTACGTCCATAGTTGCGGAAGCTTCGGCGCGAGCGGATGAACTCACCCCGGAGCAACTCCTTGCCGGAGCCAAAGCACTATCTGCGCGCGTCGAACTTATGGCGCCGGCAATGGTTGCAGTACTGGGAATCGGAGCCTATCGGACCGCTTTCGCCCGGCCTAGGGCGACGTGGGGACGACAGCCGGATTCCCTTGGGCGTTCCCCGGTTTGGGTACTCCCAAACCCGAGCGGCTTGAACAGGCACGCGAGTCTTGCTGATCTCGCCGCTGCCTACCGTGAAGTCGCCGTCGCGGCTGGCATCGAACCGTTTCCTGGCCCGGAATAG
- a CDS encoding VOC family protein has translation MHLALNTATTVLPVDDLSRARKFYAEKLGLPHRGRTWDGNDLFGNDGGPMLQLLPVTDGKHSGHTAMSFEVEDIERTVAEMEAQGVKFQDYDEPELKTDNHICTTDAEKCAWFMDTENNVLCIHETLGQQAEYQL, from the coding sequence ATGCATCTAGCCCTTAACACAGCCACAACTGTCCTGCCTGTCGATGACCTGAGCCGCGCAAGAAAGTTCTACGCGGAAAAGCTCGGCCTTCCGCATCGCGGCAGGACATGGGACGGAAATGATCTATTTGGCAACGACGGCGGCCCTATGCTGCAGTTGTTGCCGGTCACGGACGGTAAGCACTCCGGTCATACCGCCATGAGCTTTGAGGTCGAGGACATCGAGCGGACTGTTGCGGAGATGGAAGCCCAAGGCGTCAAATTCCAGGATTACGACGAGCCTGAGCTCAAGACCGATAACCATATTTGCACCACCGACGCAGAGAAGTGCGCTTGGTTCATGGATACCGAGAACAACGTTCTGTGCATCCATGAGACGCTCGGCCAACAAGCCGAATACCAGCTTTAA
- a CDS encoding transposase, translated as MTTPRRKYDAAFREEAVRLVLSTNRSVKQVAEEIGVKESTLGNWLHRHRERQPNAPVPSEDRGPVAWEEHQKALAENARLKAEVEFLGKVSAFFAAKQK; from the coding sequence ATGACCACGCCCAGAAGAAAATATGATGCCGCTTTCCGTGAGGAAGCAGTGCGGCTGGTGCTGTCCACGAACCGTTCGGTGAAGCAGGTCGCCGAGGAGATCGGGGTGAAGGAAAGCACGCTGGGGAACTGGCTTCACCGACATCGGGAACGTCAACCAAATGCCCCTGTCCCGTCCGAGGACAGGGGCCCGGTTGCCTGGGAAGAACACCAAAAGGCCTTGGCCGAGAACGCCAGGTTGAAGGCCGAGGTCGAGTTCCTGGGAAAAGTCAGCGCCTTCTTTGCCGCGAAGCAAAAGTAG